Below is a genomic region from Rosa chinensis cultivar Old Blush chromosome 5, RchiOBHm-V2, whole genome shotgun sequence.
ATTAAATTATGTTGTATTGTCAAAGCTCGTTTAACATTGCTTCTGAAATTGCCCAAAATCATTTCAAGAATAACAAAATGCTTTTACTTACAGCCTTTGACAGAAAATTTCTGAACAGAGGGCTTAGAGGCGCTGTGAATTGAAGTGCTTTTGAAAGCACTTCGACAATAGCAAATAGGCCCTTGTAATCGAGAAATGCTGTGCTTAGACCACTCTGTCTTGTAAATGGGGAATTATTAGGGTGTAATAATTTCCCCTTGTAAATCAACTTCAATTTGATGGTCACctgtctttctttcttcttcttttttgaatgAACTACCTGTCTTTCTAATTCCatgtgtttttttgtttgttttgctttcTCTCTATAGGTACCCCCTTATATTATTGCTCAAGTCCTTGGATCAACGCTCGCAAGTGGTACCCTAAGGCTCTTATTTACCCACCATAAAGACCACTTTGCAGGAACAAGTCCCAGTGGAACTCTATTGCAGTCTTTCGTGATTGAGTTCATCATCACATTTTACCTCATGTTTGTTGTTTCTGGTGTGGCCACTGATAACAGAGCGGTTAGTACTATTCTACCTCTTAATCTCAACACTGGGTCTGATTTTTCAATTAAGAACAACCTAATATGGTTTGCCTAATACGGTTGGTGAGTAAACTTGCTTAACCGATTAGGTTAGTATATTATCATATTACTTGATTTGGGCAATGATTTCCAAAATGTCTGCATCCTGATACTTTATTATATTAAAGTATCAATAATAATATTCCAAACTGTTTGCTTTTAATGCAGATTGGAGAGCTGGCGGGGATTGCCATTGGCTCCACGGTTCTTCTGAACGTGATGTTTGCAGGGTATGATTCTTATTAATGTCTTCATAATATAATCATTCCTATCCATTGGTAATTTATTAGTACTAAGCAGATATTTATTATCCCTTTTGGAAGTTTTCCATAGGTCAGACTAAGAACTTtgtcttctttgttttttgttctttctttgttttttaatcTGTATTCATTCTATTAGTTTCTGATGTGATTTGGGCATATTCTGCAGTCCAATTACAGGAGCATCAATGAACCCAGCAAGAAGCTTAGGGCCTGTAATTGTCTCAGGCCATTACAAAAACCTGTGGATTTACTTAGTGGCACCAACTCTTGGAGCTGTATGTGGTGCCCTGGTCTACAATGTTATCCGATTTACGGATAAGCCACTGCGAGAGCTCACCAAGACTGGATCTTTCTTGAAAGGCTCAGGCCGCACCTAATTGAGGAAGATAGAAGAAGAGGGATTTGTTATATACAAGTCATTTCCTATCTATGTAGCTAGTTTCCGTATGttaagagagaagagaggtAAAGACTAGACTCACTAGAGACCTTTATGCACACTTTTGTTTCTCTTCTCCAAAAGTGTGGTAATTAGGCTAGAAAAGGGAAAGTTGAATTCCCATGTTTGAATGTTACCATATTTGTAATTTTATTCTTATCCACATAGTTTGGGAAATCAAAgtgtgttttcttgttttttttttttttgtcaactaGTGTGTTTTCTTGTTGGAATCAATGGAATGGAAAGTATGTTTTAATGTTTCTTATCATATGAGTCATAATGAATTAGTCGAATCAAAATATTTAGAGACGTACTGGAAACACGTGGGGAATGGAATGGGAAGAGAAATGATTCAAGGAAAATGCCTTGGCAGATAAGGATGAGATTGAAGATTCTGAAAATCTGGTGCGGATCACATGAGACCTGTTCATATATGGCACGGGAAAGTGGATTCTCACGCAATGGTTAATGGAAACCCTTATCGTTAACTTCCTGCCTATCACGGAATTGTACACACTTTTTTATGTAGCTGTTGGCTTGAGATTCATGGCTAGAAGAGAGATAAAAATTTGAGAATGATAAGTCTTTATATAAATTCTTTCCATCACCATGTTGTATACAATTATGTATTTACCTCTTGTGATTCCTGACTCAACATATGACACGGAGTACATCACCTGATGAGAGAATCCAAAGACATACGTAGCATGACGATAGATATACACATTTGCATACAGTTATGAGAGAGATGAAAAATTCTGGAATGAGATCATTGTAGGACTCGCATGCAAGTCATAATATTCCAACAAGACGTGCCTTTCAATTAATGAGCCTCTCATGAATTCAATTCTATCTTCAACCTTGAATTGCGCAGTCGTCCCGGAGATTAAATACCTAAAAGTcagaataaaatgaaaaagagtcCATATATCTGATTCCACGGAGAGGATTCTCGGGTCACTTGCACCAGCAGTGTGCAAGTCACGTGTGCTAACAGTTGAATACCAACGTTAGCTGGTCGTTGGTTAGCGAACAATAGTAAAACGCAGACCAAAAAAATCGTAGTGCAGTAGAAGCCAAATTTACCACAAGCAGTACCTACGTGGTCTGGGCGGCGCTGGGCATCTTGACCGTCTTCCTCACTTTCTCTCAAAACCCAGAGCGACTCTGCTGCGTTTCCTTTTTTCGGCGGGTCctcttcacaaatcacaattggTTCCACTCAAATTGAATATGAGGGTTTTGGATTCAATACCGAATCCGGAGTTCTTCTTAGCATTCAGCCCACGGAGCTCAAATTCCCCTGTAAGTCGTTTGGTTTTGGGTTTATATTTTATTCGATTTGATTTTATCCAGGTGATTTATTGATAGGTGAATCAAATTTGACACACGACTTCCTTCTTTGAATGGGTCTATTGTTTGGATTAACCCAATCTGAAATTATTGTTTCTTATTGATTGGGTATATGAAATCCATTTTTGGGTTGCTGCAGCTGCTGATTGTTTGGAATTGAATCAGTTGATGCTTCGTTAATGCAATTGCTTGTTGTTAATGTTTATTAAAACAATTACTGATTTTTTGGAAAATCCAGTGGATGATCTTTTTCGTGGGGGAGAAAATCTTGTAGAATTTCCAAACATTGAAAATGGTGGTGTTCAGTGCACTGTGTGCTTTGATCCGGTTTGAACTCAAAGTTGCAGGCTTTGTTTCTGACTTTCTATATTTTCCGACTTTCTAAGTGAGCAAGTGTGCTACTTAGCATGAAGGTTTCACTCTTGGTTAGTGGATTAGGGGCCATTGGCAAATTCTGAATATTCCAGTTTGCTCATCTCCTTATTCACTTTTTGCTGGTATTTGTTCCTGCCAGTTGCTAGCTACAGGAGAACACATATTCTGGTTCTTTCAAATTACGGATTAGTTAGTTACCTGGAAAGTCAAATAAGAGAGTTCAGTAtctgtttgtaatttttcttcCACTTATTGCCATCAGACGTCATTTGTTGTATGACCAAGTGGATTATTTAATTTTGCTGACTTACTGATCTTGTGCGCTTATTGCCAGGACCATCTGTCTTGTGAGCACTTTGGCGCCTTTTTGGCAAATGTTGAGGAACTAAACGCCCACGAGCAAAGAAAAGAGGTAAATGAGGTACATGCTCATTCTCTCAAACCCACATTCAATTTTGtgagaattttggttataaCTTGTTTGCATTTTGTTATGGGGTGTTTGGTTGCTTTGAAAAGGAAGGGCCTTTCTCTGTAAATGGGTGTTTTGCTTTGTTGAGAATTTAAGGTGGAGAAAATGGAATGTGGGTTTGTTTGCGTTTTTGTTTTCACTCCTGGTATCCAAGAACtctacattttctttttctttttgggttttccTTCTGCGTTTTGGTTTTTCTGGTCTCTAGTAGCTATTAGGGAGTTGTTCATTGCCCCATAAATATAATGAGataatatatatgcatgcagatGATGGTGTCAAATAAGGGGTGGATTGCAATCTTATCGGTGGTAATGGAATCGAAACATGTGCGAAACAATAGGGTGCAGATAACAGCCTAGTTTCGTGTTTGAGAGAGAACTCGGTGCTGCAACACCCCAACCAAGTTTGAGGGAGAATCGGTGGTATGAGACCTTTCGTGTTTCCTTCTAAGAAAAAAATAGACCTTTCGTGTCTTCTCCTGTCTGTTccacaacaacccagaaaaaaaaaaaaaaaaatttatacccaaaatattaaaatgtcgACTTTACCCTTCTATTAAACTGATAACAACCTTGAAAATTATTGTGAAAACAAGTGTTTGAAGTTGCCCATGAAGCAGATAGCAGTTGTTTCAGTCATGGATTTACCTTCTCAACTAATCCGTTTGATCCAAAAGTATTGTAACTGTGCTCAGTTCTTTTGCTGGTTTTCGTTTTGTTCTCCATTAGCATGTGATCTTGTTTTTAAGTTATGTAATTTGGAGCTTGATAAATCTTTAATCacattttgtttttgatataCTTAAATGTTTCTTTAAATATGAACATGTATCAATCCTATTCTTATGCGTATTTATGTCCTAATATATGGTGATTGCAATGCATCCCAATATCTAATACTATTAGGCAATATGTTAAATCTCCAGTTTCTTGGTCTCTATTTGTGGCAGTCTCATGAAGAACTGTAATTTTACTCATCTAGTATTGAGCTTTTAATAAACCTTTTTCCTGACATGTTACTGATGTTAGTACCATCCTTATGTTCTAATCTTTGTTTGAATAGATTGTTAGTCTCTTTACAGGCAATGGATAAAGTTTAAACAATGTATTCATGCTACCTGAAGGACAACTTAAAAAGATTGGAGATAGAGGTGAGAAACAGATTAGAAGCTGACTGCTCTTCAAGTAATATAGTGCAAGCATTTTCGTTGCTCATTGGTTTTTCAAATGGTTACATATTCGGATATTCCAGGTTGATAAATATGCAGAGGACTTGTGCAGGGAAAGGAGAAGATTGCTGGAGATTAAAAGGTGGCAGTTTGCATATGTATCTTGATTGCTGGAAGATCCCAGCAATCTTATTCCTTTCAAAAATAGATGCGACGTCAGTTGTATAATATAATAGTGAACTCATGCTAAGGGTTTAAGATATGTAACCAGCCAATCATGATCCAATGTGTTTTAATTGTGGAAGTTGCAATTCTGAGTATTTTGGCTTTCAAGGGGAGTTACAGAAAATGGGATTCTGATGTTGTATTCTGTGTGAAATTGAAGTTCTAGTCATTGATTGTAAactccagttttttttttttggccgtTCATTTTGCTTTTCCACGTGATCTAATGTGAAAAAAGTATGCCTATTTGATCCATCAACTTGGGATGAGAAGATATTTACAGTAACCTTTTCGATTTTAAACAACAGGATCTGAATACTTAAGTCCCTATCTGGCAGTACCTTTCATGACTCTCTGGTAACCGAAAATACCTTCCATGACTATGTGAAGAGTGTCAATCATTTTGCTTTCCGCGTAATCTAACTTAAACCAAGTATGCCATAACAGTATGGAAATTTTTCCTAGCTTTCCGCGTAATCTAACTTAAACCAAGTATGCCATAACAGTATGGAAATTTTTCCTCAGAGATGGAAAGTAGAGTGTCAATCATTTTGCTTTCCGCGTAATCTAACTTGAACCAAGTATGCCATAACAGTATGGAAATTTTTCCTCAGAGATGGAAAGTAGAGCATGTATGCCATGCATAATGTTTTGGGTAACTTGAACGAAACAGAAAAATGTGCTCTCTGCTTAACTTGAAGCCGTATGGcaattataaaaacaaaaaactactgaATTCCTACTTGTACAGTTGTACTTATCCTTTGGGATGAGAGATTTAAAGAAACCTTTACAATACAAACCGGATCTAAATAATTAATACCCTACATCACAATCTAGACTATTCTCACAAGTCAGTACCTTTCATGACTCCCTCTAGTAAACGGAAATAGCCTCTTTGGTCTCCATCTGATAAACCGGAAACAGCCGCATCTTTACACGTAATATGCACTTCCTTGGTCGAAGTCACTAGCTGACCACTTTAGTCTCAATCATTCCCGTGATGTCTAGTTGCTCCTTCCTTACCCAAACCCTTGCCTCCATTTCCACTTCCAGACATCAGTGCTCTGCTTGAATCTCAAGGATCTagaatcaaaaaacaaaatcgaAGAGTTAAAGAGACGAAATAGGACTagaattttataattttaaacCTAATGGAGAAGAGATTGGgaaacactatatatatatataggatttttctcaggtaaggatgtccttagtttttcttatggaacggatttactgttttcacccactttccgatcacatttttacatcttaaccgttcagtttttaggtcctaatgtatggatcacctctgcaaaatttcagccaatttggtgatcgttaagacgtccaaaactgcaatttacacgaacgaaccgaatctgtcgaaccggaaccgttcgtttacattgttgtaatttgcagttttggatgccttaatgatcaccaatttggctgaaattttgcagaagtgatctatacattaggacctaaaaactgaacggttaagatgtgaaaatgtgatcggaaagtgggtgaaaaccggaaatccgtacctaagaaaaACTAAGGACGTCCTTAGTGTAGccggactgtatatatatatatatacatacatacatatatagatagagagagagagagagagagagagagagagccagaaATTGGATGCGTCCAATAGTGACAGGGCTGGGGGCGACCTCTAAGACCGACTCTCCTTTTCTTCTCTCCGTcactttgttttttatttactcAAATTTAGGGAGCGGGAGAACAAAATTCGTGGCGGGATTTTTgagttttaaaattttaattcaatttttcgCGGCCTCAGAACGAAGAGGATGAGAGCTGTCGGTGATggaatgaaatatttacaacataCTGCTAAAATTCGCCGTAaaataagaaatatatatatataattttttttctcaaaacaatattttcatttaatACATTAAAATttgttcttttcaaaaaaaaaaacattaaaatttgttttaaatttcttGTAGTGCGATAAATATACATACAATGACAAATTTCAAAAGAACAATTAGATTTCTGCAATACTCATAGTAGTGTACTGTGTACGGTCAAAACAGCTCAAATATTGAACTTTTTAAAGTTGTTTTAGTAACAAGATATTTTGATAAAGATAAAATTAAGAACCAACCGCCTTAATTGATGCTGGAATGAAGATGTACAAGACCAATTTTTCTCACGTTATGCATATTGCTATGACAAATATATTTGGACGAGATAGAATctatcatttttcattaattgCACGAAATTATTAATGTATCTACTAAAATTATCTAACCTTTTTATTAGTTGTATAGAAATAAATACATGTCAAAATCAattgattaagaaaaagaaaatggtcAAATCAACCATTGGATATGATCATCGGGATGTCACAAGCACATGGTAAAATTCTTAACCGTTGTCGTCATCTTTTCGATCTTGATCCACGTAATCAACTGAATATACATGTATGCCTCAAAGGTCAACCCTATCAACACATATGAAATTTGGAAAGTTAACCGATGGATATGACAACTGGAATATTTTATAGTTATTGTAAAAATTTTAGCAAGATTCGTTTACAAGTCGACTTCGATCTATTTAGTCaacctatgttttatttataatCCTATATTTATTTagggaaaacatcaccaatggtcactgagttatgacttattcgacacttaactcactgtattttcaacaatatcacttaactcactcagttttacatccgtctttcacttaactcattgTCGTTAATTCTGTCtttaaaaactattaaaattgagggtatatttgtctaaacactaaaaaaatgcatttctaactttaaaaaatatatatataatttttttttcaaattatattgaagttaaaaaatttattttttattagaaatctcataaattgaaaaaattgaaaaatgtctaataaatgtaaattgagggtatatttgtctaaacactaaaaaaatgcatttctaactttttttttttgttaaaagacaatttttttttcaaattatatttaagttaaaaaaataattttttattagaaatttccaaaatttaaaaaaaataaaaaaaaagtctaataaatgtagtttttttttaagttaaaaatgatttttaactgttttgacaaatataccctcaattttaacggcttctaacggtagaattaacggcagtgagttaagtgaaagacggatataaaactgagtgagttatgtgatattgttgaaaatacagtgagttaagtgtcgaataagtcataactcagtgaccattggtgatattttctcatttatttattagaTTCTTCAAATGACAACACCTTCACGGGATATGAAACTCGGGAAATCAACCATATGATGAGATGATTGGAATATTCTATGCTTtctgtaaaaaatttagctataGTTTCAACTTCGATCCACTTGGTCAACCAAAGTAACCTTTATAACCATTTGGTAAACTGATGTCATATCGACCACGAACGATGCCAGTTTTTCCATGTGGCGTATATAACATGGTGGATACCTGTTAAGGgttgaaaacaaaaattttcaatttcgagTTGGCGAATCACAAGAAATACTTATGTATCTACTAGTGTTGTTTAATTTATATATTGCATATAAAGTGAATTTGACCTTCTAAAAGTGACGATGCATAGAAAAATGAATCTGACcaaaccaaccgttggatgagaaGATTGGAATGTTTTGTGGTTGTTGTAAAAAATTTGGTCAATTTCGTCTTAGTTTTGACTTCGATCAACTTGATCATTGTTAACTTTATAACACTATGTTTATATATTAGATTCCTCAAAGGGCAACCCCATCTAGATTAATGAAATTGGCgaaaccaaccgttggatgagatgatTTGAATATTTCATCCCCGTAGTTACATTACTATGAATTTCGTCTTCGGTTTAACTTCGATCCACTTGGTCAACCGAAGTTACATTTAAAACCATATAATTTTCAATTAGATTCTTCAAAAGGAGTCCTTATCAACTCTTAATGAACTAGGAAAACCGACTTTTGGACGCAATGATATAATAAATCAGCCGTTGAATTGTGGTTTACTTCCGTACTCTTTCTAATTAGTTTGATTTTcataatattttaatatataaagggtATTATCTAAAATAATTGTGATTTGACTGACAAATTCTTTTATCTTTATTAGTTAAAtatattcctattcaaaaaatatatatatatatatatatatataaatagtataGATAAGCAACTAAAGTTTTATTGAAGTAGTAGTTTATTAATGCTCgataaagaaagaagaataaaaaaataagtaatttgcAAAGattagaaaatatatatatattttttttaattaaaaaaaaaaaagaacctcaAGATGGTTCGAACCCATGTGAAGCTGGCCACTAAAGCAACGGTAGGCATGGCTGCTGGTTACGCTCCGATTGATTTTGATTATTATATGAATACACTTAAAACTAAATGGAAAACCGGACGCCAGACCATCTCAGCCAGTACGCCAGACCAGATCTGATTAACCTCTGCTTCAATACCAGACCCAATTACCGATTCACCTCCATAAAACCAATTATTCTAGAATCATGGGAAAGCTGAACCTGGAGGAAACCAAAACGATGACGCAGAGGAGGAAAACAGTGGCCACGAGTCCGAGCTTCCGCGCGCTAAAGAAGACGGGTCTGGCGGCGGCTTTGGCTTTGGCTGAAGAGTAGAATCCGCCGGTATATCGGCGGAGGCTATGGCTGAGCCATGACTTCTTCGGTTTCCTACTTCCAGATTTCACCCTAGTTTAATTCCAGATCTCTGTTTCTACTTTCTACCATGTTGACCagtttttttttggagtttcaATTCGTAACGGCGTTAGTGGGAATGCTAGTGTCAGATGAACGGTTGGATCAAATGAATGGCTGAGATTACATATTTACTGTCAGAtcacttgcaccgtcggtgcgtAGAATAATTTTCGCTGATCGGATTCCAAATGTTAATATGATTCCCTTGGCATTTTGCCTTTCAGCAAATGTCCAAGATTATTAAAGTATGCTTAGCAATTCACAGATGATCATAATCGATTAACATTACTTTGCTCAGTATTCTTTTAAGTATACATAATTTACAAAACTAAAAATATAATGGCTACATCTATGAATATAGAATACAGATGTATTAACAAAATGCATATGCACTTCCCTGCATTTATACGGAAACTAAATTCCAAAACACATTCGGCCTTATTTACACTGCTGttcaaagaattaaaaaaatggatggaaaatttgaagctacAGACTAATTAATAGGCTAAACAGCGAGAACATCTATCAAGACTACCCTACTTCAATAAATACCAGCATCTTACAGCTAGTTTCGTACTGGCGGGCTGCTTTGAGTTTGAGTGGGACTGGTGCTGGCAGAAGCAGCCCTTGGCCTTGCTCTCGGAATAACTAGAGGTCTACAACAGACAAGAGTAAAGAGCATCTCCATCATAAACATCATCATACTCATCCAAACAAATAAAGTTCTCCTCCAGTTCCATATAATCCTTTTAAACAGGGGAAGTTCCGATTCAAGGGTCATGGATGCATCGTATATTTCGGGAATACCAGCGCCAGGATTGTATTCTGCACGTTGTTCGATTGTCACTTTCAAGCAGGCAGTAGGACTATCACCTTCCACAAACCCTCGGAACTTCAGATTCAGAGTTTGGGACTCTGAAATGTAGCCAGATATAAGTGGAGCCATCTTTATGAATGTCAATAGAAGGCGGATTGGCTCACTTTTAAAATATAACATGCATGGATGGCTCAAACTGGCAAGGGTTTTGCCTTCAGCAGACAGGAACTGTACCCTGACCTAcataaacaaaatgaaattagtCAAATAAAAATCATCCAATGGAAACAAAAACAGCAAGGAccatgatgaaaaaattgtaacTAGCATACATCCCACAGATACAGAAAAACAAGAAGGACCACAAAAAGTGAGAGATTAAAACCATACACAAACAAAGCAAATAGCatttctctcctccctctctttCAGATTCCTAGAACTTGAGTTTTTTGGTTTGCAATTCACATGGTACAAATGTAGAATGAACTAGTTTCCAATACCACattatttgtttttcctttaactaGTGGCTTGAGGTCACACCATCCAGTTGAAAATGTGAGAAGAAGCAGTTGGCATATTTACAACCTCTTGCTGATTTAGtccggagaaaaaaaaaaaacaatcttcACTGATTTGGAAAAAAATCTTATTAGATCCTTTCTTCCCACTGCTTCAACCTATCAACAACCTAACCACCCGCTGTTGCAGCAAAAGGTTTTTCATGATGATGGTAACTGGGGACCATATCTCCAAACCAGAGGCAGCATCACCATATTCTTTTGAAGAATCCATACTAATTACTACTCTGAGGGTGCCTACATAACATTGACTGACAACTGTGATACACCTTAGGTGTGTGCATAATGCCACTTGAAGTAAATGAAGTCCATCACTTGAAGTAAACTCAACCGTTACTATTGATCACTTCAACCGGTTCTAGTTTCATAGGTGCAATAATTTGAGAATAAACGAATTCTATCACAAAACAGCAAACTAGAAAACAATGGATTTCATTATGCATCAATCACACAACAAGATTAAGGATAAAACTCTgaaacaaacaaatagaaaaTCGAAAGTACCTGAAAGATCCCAAGATTCCTGTTGTACTCCGATTCAGGCAACACAAACTTAACACTAGCCGCCAATTTGTGACCAGGAGGTATAACCCTATACCCGAAAATCCCCCCATCCCGAACCTTCTCTTTACAATCCACACCACAACCGACCCCTGCACACAACACCACCGGCACATAGGCCACTGGACTATGCTTTGTGTAATCAAAGTTCAACATTTCCTTCATCTGCAGCGGCTCAACCACAATGTACCTCATAAAAACCCCACTAAACACAAGCGACGACACCAAAAGACCACACAACAAAAAACCTACATAAAACGCCCAAACCAAACCCCACCCGAATCGCAATGCCACCTTCCAAACCGAGTCCTTGTCCTTCACCCACTCACCAACCAAAGGACTAACCGCTCCGGCAGCCAATGCCGATAAATTTACCAACTTTGCCCTCAAAAACTCTCTCCCTCTACCCACAATTTGTAAAGGGTCAACCAAAAGCATGTAAGAATTATACAAAATCCAAGCTGGGAACGTTACAATGCTAATTATCAGATTAATTTGGAGCCCAATTGCTTTGATTATCAATCCAGCTACGAACACAAGAGGGTTAAAAGAAGTGTCACCGAGTTGCATGGCCGAGTCGGCCGAGTCACCGCCTCGGTCATCGTCGGCGGCGGTAGTTACAGTCGAGCCCTCGTCTTTCTGGTCGCTCGGAGCTGGCACCGGTTCGACCGGGTCCTGAATCGACTCCGGCGGCTTCAAATTCCGGCGAAGTCTGAACTTTCTGCATCGGTAATTGAGCCTGGCGTCGTTGATTGGGTCGGTTTGGGAGGATTGTAAAGTGGAGGTCTTGGAGTCGTCGCCGGAGAGTTCTCGGCGGGAGGCCCGGAGACGGAGGTGGGAGGTCGGAGAGGGTTTGGAATCGGGGACATCGAGGGTGGAGGATGACGTGGATTGATCGGGTTGGTCGTCGTCGTCGGCGGAGGAGGGAGGGAAATCGTCGAGGGCGTCGAAGAAAACGTCGACGTTTTGGTGGTTGCTTGGGATTGGGAGTTGGGTATCTTGTTCCATTTGGAGTTGGGATTGGATGAGAGGAAAGAGTGAACTGAACACACCCAGATTGCTAATCTGAATAGGTAAAAGCTACGACGTCGTTTTGCTTCtggtttggatttggttgggAGGTTCCAGGTGGGGTTGACACGTCTGAAAGGTTTAAACTTTTGGTGCCAACGTGTCCTTTCAAGAATATTTTTAGGAAAATGTATATCTATGACTCTATACAGTTTAGCTTAGGGTTTGTATGTGCTGacaaataaaatctaaaattaaaTTTAGTATCATGATTCAAAGGTAGATAATAATCGAAAACTATTTAGTCGTATAACTGTATCAAATTTGGGGTCTTGTTTACATTTAGATGTAGCTATGTAAGGCTATGAATATCTCAAGTCCCACTACTATGTATTTTGCACCTTCAGTGAAGATGCTTGGTCTGAAACTGCAGACTACAACAGTGGTGGGCTGAAGATGACAGTTTATAAATGTTGAATATTCAGGATATCTGAGTAGTAGGTGCGCATTAGCTGCTTTTGCATAAACCCATTAGTTTGCCAACACCATTTCCTAATTCTTGATCATGTTGGCTTGTAAACTCTTTGTTTGCTTCATCGTTGCATTGAGTTGCTTCAAGCTGATAGGACTTGCTGAGTCTAGGGTGCCTCAACAGGAAGGTGAGTAGTGTTCAATGTTTCTATTATTGGCCGGTATTTGGAAATGCCTAGAAGCTG
It encodes:
- the LOC112165627 gene encoding aquaporin NIP1-1, which translates into the protein MAENHASNGNHVLNVEEGRPSSKTNQESSSSFLWIPFMQKVIAEVLGTYFLIFAGCGAVVVNIDTDKTVSFPGVAIVWGLVVMVMIYSVGHISGAHFNPAVTIAFATTKRFPWKQVPPYIIAQVLGSTLASGTLRLLFTHHKDHFAGTSPSGTLLQSFVIEFIITFYLMFVVSGVATDNRAIGELAGIAIGSTVLLNVMFAGPITGASMNPARSLGPVIVSGHYKNLWIYLVAPTLGAVCGALVYNVIRFTDKPLRELTKTGSFLKGSGRT
- the LOC112167599 gene encoding seipin-2, which produces MEQDTQLPIPSNHQNVDVFFDALDDFPPSSADDDDQPDQSTSSSTLDVPDSKPSPTSHLRLRASRRELSGDDSKTSTLQSSQTDPINDARLNYRCRKFRLRRNLKPPESIQDPVEPVPAPSDQKDEGSTVTTAADDDRGGDSADSAMQLGDTSFNPLVFVAGLIIKAIGLQINLIISIVTFPAWILYNSYMLLVDPLQIVGRGREFLRAKLVNLSALAAGAVSPLVGEWVKDKDSVWKVALRFGWGLVWAFYVGFLLCGLLVSSLVFSGVFMRYIVVEPLQMKEMLNFDYTKHSPVAYVPVVLCAGVGCGVDCKEKVRDGGIFGYRVIPPGHKLAASVKFVLPESEYNRNLGIFQVRVQFLSAEGKTLASLSHPCMLYFKSEPIRLLLTFIKMAPLISGYISESQTLNLKFRGFVEGDSPTACLKVTIEQRAEYNPGAGIPEIYDASMTLESELPLFKRIIWNWRRTLFVWMSMMMFMMEMLFTLVCCRPLVIPRARPRAASASTSPTQTQSSPPVRN